The segment ATTTGATTCAACTGATGAGTCATCGGCAGTAGGTCCTTACAGCACCAGAGCCAGCTCTAGTAGTTTTGGCATCCTAAATGAGTTAAGGATTTGGTGCCCTCCTTTCCCAACAATGCCACCATCCAAAAGTGCCCTCACCCCAGATAGGAGTACTCTAGACCAGCGTTTTCAAATTTTTTGGCTGCAACCCATTCAAACTACTTTAACAGATTCATGAACCATTCACTCAGCAACAAGGCATTTCTGACAAACACTAACACATTTCCGTCTCTGTGTATTTTGCTTGTCAAAGTGTATGCTTGTATAGATCTCTGCCTCTCGGTCTTGGATAACCCTGGATATTCTGCCACTATCCAAAACTTATCCAGTGTTAGGATGGGTATTGGGATGAAGAgaagttggaggaaggaggaggggttgcaGGATCTCACAACCCCTCAAAATTATTTCACGACCACCACTTTGAGAACCCCTGTTCTAGACAACCACCTATTTGGCCTAATGGCATTTTTCATGTATTTGACTTTGTCAGGCTGTCAAGACATATTGGCAGATACTTAAAGgacaaaatcaacaaaatttaAATGGTGCTCAATTGATCAAGTGAAAAGGACCCTTTCTTAATTCATGAGCCATTGCTCACTAATGTTTACACAATTATATCAAATGCACTTCCAGAAGCTGGATTTACAAAatactgaaaaataaataattgcatTTGAGGCTGTACAAGGTCCAGCACAATTTTGATTCATTTAGTATGAATTTTTTTCAGTTCAAAATCTGAAGTTAATTGTTGACATTCAGGTGtcaggaatgaaaaaaatatttatcatgttttattagTGCCTGGGAGCATCAACATTTGTTGTGTATTTCTAAAGGTTATCAAAACGAAGATtaaatattattgtatttattacaaAACTTATCTTAATATGAATTATGTAGTAATTCCTAAGTATGAAATAATACAAGATGTTTCATGCAGCATCATTCATCACAAAGAAATCCAACCTGCATCATGTAACAAAAAACAAAGTAATTCCTTTCCATTCTTACATAAAAATAATAGCTTTGATATAAAACTTAAAAGTGTTGCTTTGACAACACTATGCAGACTGCTGACTTCCAAGTGGATTCTTCACTACAATGATTACTGAATCTCCTCGTAAAAACATCTTCTGGATGTACCTGGAAAgtagatacaaaaacaaaataagtttAGGTCTAACTTAACTTACTGGAAGATGAAGAAATGTAGAGAGGTGATgtagggaaggcaggggaggaaaaagagcagaagaaagaatgggggagggagggagggagggagggagggggggagagagagagagagagagagagagagagagagagagagagagagagagagagagagagagagagagagagagagagagagagagagagagagagagagagagtgtgtgtgtgtgtgtgtgtgtgtgtgtgtgaaagagtgagagtgagtgagtgagagagtgagagagtgagagactgagagagtgagagagtgagtgagtgagtgagtgagtgagtgagtgagtgagtgagtgagtgagtgagtgagtgagtgagtgagtgagtgagtgagtgagtgagtgtgtgtgtgtgtgtgtgtgtgaagaaaagaatgtggaaaaggaagaggacatggaaaaagagaagaggaagagaagaagggaaaggccgaggaagaggaaatagtggAGGGTAAAAGAGGACGAGTAGAAggcataaggaggaggaagatgagcaggaggcagaagaggaggaggaagatgagcaggaggcagaagaggaggaggaagatgagcaggaagcataagaagaggaagaagatgagcaggaggcagaagaggaggaagaagatgagcaggaggcagaagaggaggaagaagatgagcaggaggcagaagagaaggaggaagatgagcaggaggcataagaggaggaggaagatgagcaggaggcataagaagaagaagatgagcaggaggcataagaagaggaagaagatgagcaggaggcataagaagaggaagaagatgagcaggaggcataagaagaggaagaagatgagcaggaggcaaaagaagaggaagaagatgagcaggaggcaaaagaggaggattaggaagaggcgagggataaagtacacaaaaagaaaaaggaaggtgtggaggaggaaaatggagaagaaaagaatgtggaaaaggaagaggacatggaagaagtggaaagaggaggaggagcaaaaagagAACCAGGAAAAAGAGGATGAGTTGTAGTAGGAGGATGATAAGGAGAATTACTGCCGTATCTACTCCAGCTTGGCCTAATTAGGAACCCTGGATGTTAAATTGTAAAATGCCAAATGCTTTCCAGTTGACATTAGAAAATCCTAAAACAGCTCTATAAAACTCACATTCCACATCTCGCATTCACTGACATGATATGCATTGGAATTTCCTTGAGCCCTCACATGATCTGAACCTTAGTCAATGAATTATTATCAAACTTAtataaaaatagagggagagaaatctcatCTCCTAACTATCCACTTTACATGAATCACAATCATGCTTCTCTGTTCCGGTATCTTTTCCCCCGTTACCCACCTTTCTCGGTTAACTGCCTTTGCTTTCTTCTGTCCCTTGGCTGTCTTTGGCTGTTCCATCCAGATCTCTGTCACCTGCTCTAGCACCATGTTGAAGTGGCGGTCAAAAGCTTTCACACGTCCTAGAAGCTTTTTGTTGTTTCTGCAGTTGATCAGTACCTAAAGGACATTAAAAGTTCTTAGCAAGAACAAAATTACACTGTAATGTGAGCAACATTACAAAATACAGAACACAGTCAAATGTTATAATATAAACAAGATCAAGATCATTTGACAAACCAAAATGGATGATCAAATGCAGTATTAGCACAAAACTTAAAAATTAACACAATTATATGGATTTctgatatcgatatatatatctatatctacatatatgtatgtgcatgtacatgtgtgaaaataatgttgatattcaGTTATATTTTTTTGGGCTAACAATATTTACAACTATGTAAAAAATTCcccattttgtatgtgtgtgtgtgtgtgtgtgtgtgtgtgtgtggagggggggtaaAGCCTCTAATTTCATCCTACAGGTAACAATCAAAATCATTCTTCTTTccataaaaaatcaaatataacaaAGGCTCTCATAACTAACCTGGGTGTTATTCTGAACAGATTCATTAAGAATACGCAAGGGACCTGTTGCAAATTCCTCTCTCTCCAGGGCTGCCAGCTCCTCTGGGGTCATATCACTACGACGCTTCTGTGCTGCTctgaaaaaacaaaatcaatttcAGTTATATAATTTTTTACTCTTGACTTTGGATGTAGTGCAAATGTGTTGGTGTAGAAGAATCAGTCAGCTTACTTGTAACATACACATGTAATGCAaaattatgtatatcattattatcattattattattattattatggttggcCATAAAAAAGAGCCACTCTAAAAAAATCAAggtttataccaccaaaggtatgTTTGCAGGTCAagacagctaagaaagaatgagaagctaGAAAGTTAGCAATTTACAAAAGgaaacattatacatacattatatatatatatatatatatatatatatatatatatatatatatatatatatacataaatatatataatatatatatatataatatatatatataatatatatatatatataatatatatatataatatatatatatatatattatatatatatattatatatatatatatatataatatatatatataatatatatatatatatattatatatatattatatatatataatatatatatatctatataatatatatatataatatatatatatataatatatatatataatatatatatataatatatatatatatatatacatttatatatatacatatatatatatatatataaatacatatatatatacatatatatatatatatatatatatatatacatatatatttatatatatatatacacatatatatttatatatatatatatacatatatatacatatatatatacatatatatatatatatatacatatatatatatatatatatatatacatatatatatatatacatatatatatatatatatatatatatatatatatatatatatatatatatatatatatatatatatatatattatatatatatatatatatatatatatatatatatatatatatatatatatatatatatatatacatatatatatatatatatatatatatatatatatatatatatacatatatatatatatatatatgtatatatatatataatatatatatatatatatatatatatatatatatatatatatatatatataatgtatgtatgtatgtatgtatgtatataaattaaaatatatatatatatacatatgtatatatatttataatatatatatgtatatatatatgtatatatatatatatatatatatatatatataatatatatatttatgtatataatatatatatatatatataatatatatatatatataatatatatatgtataatatatatataatatatatataataaatatatatcaaatatatatatatatatatatatatatatatatatatatatatttcaaagtttttttttttttttttttttttttttttttacacttttctaAAGGCCATTTTACAAAATGCCATTATGGATGTCATAGGAATTCATTGATgttcattgatattttttttttcatgacaattcATAATCCTATGGAACAGAGGATCAGCCATGTAGacacctttttattattattagtttttttcttattattataatcccccccccctttttctttttgcgtGGGACATCGACCCCCAAATGTGCACACCCATAAATTTGGTCTCAAATGATACCGAAAGTTAAAATCCATCAAACATTCAAAAATCGAGAAAATCCGTTGCCTTTCCTTTTTTGGTAAAATTTATCCATATGACCCCCTATACCCAATTATTCCCCCCCTCCAGGGACAGTCCccgtactacatatatatgtacatattaatgcatataaaatatatgcacatgttaatacatataaaatatgtattgtgtgtgtatatatatatatatatcatttaatctttctatctacctatctctctctctgtgtgtgtaaatgtgtatatacatgtttatatgcatgtgtatctacatctgaatttatcaaatatatatatctgtgtgtgtgtgtgtgtgtgtgtgtgtgtgtgtgtgtgtgtgtgtgtgtgtgtgtgtgtgtgtgtgtgtgtgtgtgtgtgtgtgtgtgatatataaataaataaatatatatatacatatatatatatatacaaacatatatatatatatatatttatatatatatatatatatatatatgtatataaatatacacgtatgtttgtataagtgtgagtgagagagagagtgaaaa is part of the Penaeus vannamei isolate JL-2024 chromosome 19, ASM4276789v1, whole genome shotgun sequence genome and harbors:
- the SmD2 gene encoding small nuclear ribonucleoprotein Sm D2; this encodes MAAAQKRRSDMTPEELAALEREEFATGPLRILNESVQNNTQVLINCRNNKKLLGRVKAFDRHFNMVLEQVTEIWMEQPKTAKGQKKAKAVNRERYIQKMFLRGDSVIIVVKNPLGSQQSA